One region of Aurantimonas sp. HBX-1 genomic DNA includes:
- the recG gene encoding ATP-dependent DNA helicase RecG, translating into MRPSILDPLFAAVTTLEGVGPKVAAQFQTLLAGAGETVRVRDLLFHLPTGLIDRRKRAEIALAPEGAIVTLTVRVDRHQAPGRAQRSVPYRVFAQDETGEIALTYFRGQSAWLEKLLPVGETMIVSGRVEWFNGRPSMVHPDFVAPVAEAETLTLVEPVYPMTAGLSPKILRKAITQALERLPELGEWIDPGVMRRENFAAFGTSLRSLHDPADEIDLSPEGAAYRRLAYDEFLASQLALALSRQRMKAARGRAMPGTGESSRRVVAALPFTLTEGQAQAIAEIRADMASGERMLRLLQGDVGAGKTVVALMAMATAAESGAQSVLLAPTEILARQHHDGLSRLCEAAGLSLTLLTGRDTGRVRTEKLDAIASGRTQIVVGTHAVFQEAVAYHDLGLVVVDEQHRFGVHQRLSLTRKGASPDLLVMTATPIPRTLVLAAFGDMDVSRLTGKPAGRKPITTVAVPMERLDAIVARAGKAMEAGERLYWVCPLVEESEKSDLMAAEERFRQLSQLFGSAVGLVHGRMTGEEKDRAMADFKAGRTKLVVATTVIEVGVDVPDATIIVIEHAERFGLSQLHQLRGRVGRGAKPSSCVLLYRAPLGETAAARLAVMRDTEDGFRIAEEDLKLRGEGDLLGTQQSGAPFFRIARMEHHADLMEVARDDARLVLATDPELTTPRGECLRALLYLFGKDEAVRLLRSG; encoded by the coding sequence ATGCGCCCCTCGATCCTCGATCCGCTGTTCGCCGCCGTCACCACGCTGGAAGGCGTCGGGCCGAAGGTCGCTGCCCAGTTCCAGACGCTGCTCGCCGGTGCCGGCGAGACGGTCCGCGTCCGCGACCTTTTGTTTCACCTGCCGACCGGGCTGATCGACCGGCGCAAGCGCGCCGAGATCGCGCTGGCGCCTGAGGGCGCGATCGTCACGCTGACGGTGCGGGTCGACCGGCACCAGGCGCCCGGCCGGGCGCAGCGCTCGGTGCCCTACCGGGTGTTCGCGCAGGACGAGACCGGCGAGATCGCCCTCACCTATTTTCGCGGCCAGTCCGCCTGGCTGGAAAAGCTGCTGCCGGTCGGAGAGACGATGATCGTCTCGGGCCGGGTGGAATGGTTCAACGGCCGGCCGTCGATGGTGCATCCGGACTTCGTCGCGCCGGTCGCCGAGGCCGAGACGCTGACGCTGGTCGAGCCGGTCTATCCGATGACCGCAGGCCTTTCGCCGAAGATCCTGCGCAAGGCGATCACCCAGGCGCTGGAGCGGCTGCCGGAGCTCGGCGAGTGGATCGATCCGGGCGTCATGCGCCGTGAGAACTTCGCTGCTTTCGGAACGTCCCTGCGCAGCCTCCACGACCCGGCGGACGAGATCGACCTGTCGCCGGAAGGCGCCGCCTATCGCCGCCTCGCCTATGACGAGTTTCTCGCCAGCCAGCTGGCGCTCGCTTTGTCGCGCCAGCGCATGAAGGCGGCGCGCGGCCGCGCCATGCCGGGAACCGGCGAATCATCGCGCCGCGTCGTCGCCGCCCTGCCCTTCACGCTGACCGAGGGCCAGGCGCAGGCAATCGCGGAGATTCGCGCCGACATGGCGTCGGGCGAGCGGATGCTGCGGCTCCTGCAGGGCGACGTCGGCGCCGGCAAGACCGTCGTCGCGCTGATGGCGATGGCGACGGCGGCCGAATCCGGCGCCCAGTCGGTGCTGCTCGCGCCGACCGAGATCCTGGCACGCCAGCACCATGACGGCCTGTCGCGGCTCTGCGAGGCGGCGGGCCTCAGCCTGACGCTCCTCACCGGCCGCGACACCGGCCGCGTCCGCACGGAGAAGCTCGACGCCATCGCTTCCGGCCGCACCCAGATCGTCGTCGGCACCCACGCTGTCTTCCAGGAGGCGGTCGCCTATCACGATCTCGGCCTCGTCGTCGTCGACGAGCAGCATCGCTTCGGCGTCCATCAGCGCCTCAGCCTAACCCGCAAGGGCGCCTCGCCCGACCTTCTGGTGATGACCGCAACGCCGATCCCGCGCACGCTGGTGCTCGCCGCCTTCGGCGACATGGACGTCTCGCGCCTGACCGGTAAGCCGGCCGGCCGGAAGCCGATCACCACCGTAGCCGTGCCGATGGAGCGGCTGGACGCGATCGTCGCGCGGGCCGGCAAGGCGATGGAGGCCGGCGAGCGGCTCTACTGGGTCTGCCCGCTGGTCGAGGAATCGGAGAAGAGCGACCTGATGGCCGCCGAGGAGCGGTTCCGGCAGCTGAGCCAGCTGTTCGGGTCGGCCGTCGGCCTCGTCCACGGCCGCATGACCGGCGAGGAAAAGGATCGGGCGATGGCCGACTTCAAGGCCGGCCGGACGAAGCTGGTGGTCGCCACGACCGTCATCGAGGTCGGCGTCGACGTGCCGGACGCGACGATCATCGTCATCGAGCATGCCGAGCGCTTCGGCCTGTCGCAGCTGCACCAGCTGCGCGGCCGCGTCGGGCGCGGCGCCAAGCCCTCCTCCTGCGTGCTGCTCTATCGCGCGCCGCTCGGCGAGACCGCGGCGGCGCGGCTCGCCGTGATGCGGGACACCGAGGACGGCTTCCGCATCGCCGAGGAGGATTTGAAGCTGCGCGGCGAAGGCGACCTGCTCGGCACGCAGCAGTCCGGCGCGCCGTTCTTCCGCATCGCCCGGATGGAGCATCACGCCGACCTGATGGAGGTCGCCCGCGACGACGCGCGGCTGGTGCTGGCGACGGACCCGGAGCTCACCACGCCCCGCGGCGAATGCCTGCGGGCGCTGCTCTACCTGTTCGGCAAGGACGAGGCGGTGCGGCTGCTGCGCTCCGGCTGA
- a CDS encoding extracellular solute-binding protein, which translates to MRLFPNAGRSGLRLLPLLFAVLLVAPAGQAAAEPMHAIAMQGEPALPADFDHFPFVNPDAPQGGTMRYGVFGTFDNLNPVIVRGATTTARGIWFDPEFGNLIFEPLMQRSPDEPFTMYGLLAETVETDDARSFVEFTLNAKARFSDGKPVRVEDVLFTTEMMKIPGVVRPQYTNWLSKVDRIEKVGERGVRFTFNDKADRELPLLLAGLPVLPEHGFDPATFERTTLDPVIGSGPYVIDQVEPGRRIVYRKNPDYWAKDLPAKRGIDNYDGIVVEYFRDANTQFEAFQKGLFYVLAEGNPRRWETVYDFPAVQDGRVIKETFQTGRPAGTYGFFFNTRRPVFEDRDVRAALSLLFDFEWVNQNLYYGGYKRISGYFANSELSSVGRPASDAEKALLAPFPDAVTPDVMAGEWQPPVSDGSGSDRRLMRQAIDALQAAGFTFSGGRMIDADGNPLRFEILAQNADQQRIALGYARTLSRVGVDVDVRQVDDAQYQLRKQSFDYDMLIAPFNGTLSPGAEQRGRWGSVSAEAPGSFNYAGVASPAADAMIDAMTSARTREEFVTAVRAYDRVLISGQYLVPLFYLGEQRLARWSFVKHPESIPLMGYHLPAFWMDPARD; encoded by the coding sequence ATGCGGCTATTCCCGAACGCGGGGCGAAGCGGATTGCGGCTTCTCCCGCTGCTTTTCGCCGTCCTTCTCGTCGCTCCGGCAGGGCAGGCTGCCGCCGAGCCGATGCACGCGATCGCCATGCAGGGCGAGCCTGCCCTGCCCGCCGATTTCGATCATTTTCCCTTCGTCAATCCTGACGCCCCGCAAGGCGGGACGATGCGCTACGGCGTCTTCGGCACGTTCGACAACCTCAACCCGGTGATCGTGCGCGGCGCGACGACTACGGCGCGCGGCATCTGGTTCGATCCGGAGTTCGGCAACCTCATCTTCGAACCGCTGATGCAACGGTCGCCGGATGAACCTTTCACCATGTACGGCCTGCTCGCCGAAACGGTGGAGACCGACGACGCCCGCTCGTTCGTGGAATTCACCCTGAATGCGAAAGCCCGCTTTTCGGATGGCAAGCCGGTGCGCGTGGAAGACGTGCTCTTCACCACGGAGATGATGAAGATCCCGGGCGTCGTGCGTCCGCAGTACACGAACTGGCTGAGCAAGGTGGACCGCATCGAGAAGGTCGGCGAGCGGGGCGTGCGCTTCACCTTCAACGACAAGGCCGACCGGGAATTGCCGCTGCTGCTCGCAGGCCTTCCGGTTCTGCCCGAGCATGGGTTCGATCCAGCCACTTTCGAACGCACGACCCTCGACCCGGTCATCGGATCGGGTCCCTACGTCATCGACCAGGTCGAACCCGGCCGCCGCATCGTCTACCGGAAGAACCCGGATTACTGGGCCAAGGACCTGCCCGCAAAGCGGGGTATCGACAATTATGACGGGATCGTCGTCGAGTATTTCCGGGATGCGAACACGCAGTTCGAGGCATTCCAGAAGGGTCTCTTCTATGTGCTGGCCGAGGGCAATCCGCGACGTTGGGAGACCGTCTACGATTTCCCGGCCGTGCAGGACGGGCGTGTCATCAAGGAGACGTTCCAGACCGGGCGTCCGGCAGGCACCTACGGGTTCTTCTTCAACACGCGCCGACCGGTCTTCGAGGATCGCGATGTTCGGGCGGCGCTGAGCCTGCTGTTCGACTTTGAATGGGTCAACCAGAACCTCTATTATGGGGGGTACAAGCGTATCAGCGGGTATTTCGCCAACTCCGAGCTTTCGAGTGTCGGGCGCCCGGCGAGCGATGCGGAGAAAGCGCTGCTGGCGCCCTTTCCCGACGCGGTGACGCCCGATGTCATGGCTGGCGAGTGGCAGCCGCCCGTCAGCGACGGCTCCGGATCGGACCGGCGTCTGATGCGCCAGGCGATCGACGCCCTTCAGGCGGCAGGATTCACGTTTTCGGGCGGCCGTATGATCGACGCCGACGGGAACCCGCTGCGCTTTGAAATTCTCGCGCAGAACGCCGACCAGCAACGGATCGCACTCGGCTATGCCCGAACGCTTTCACGCGTCGGCGTAGATGTCGACGTTCGGCAGGTCGACGATGCGCAGTACCAGTTGCGCAAGCAGAGCTTCGACTACGACATGCTGATCGCTCCCTTCAACGGCACCTTGTCGCCGGGCGCCGAACAGCGCGGGCGCTGGGGATCGGTCTCCGCCGAGGCGCCGGGATCCTTCAACTATGCGGGCGTCGCGAGCCCGGCGGCCGATGCGATGATCGATGCGATGACGTCTGCGCGCACCCGCGAAGAGTTCGTGACCGCCGTACGGGCCTACGACAGGGTGCTGATCTCCGGCCAGTATCTCGTGCCGCTGTTCTATCTCGGCGAACAGCGGCTTGCGCGTTGGAGTTTCGTGAAGCATCCCGAATCCATACCGCTGATGGGCTACCACTTGCCGGCGTTCTGGATGGACCCGGCGCGGGACTGA
- the mfd gene encoding transcription-repair coupling factor has protein sequence MRDGNRIGELEDALRFVAPELPVLTLPAWDCLPYDRVGPSSDAAARRLSAMAALAALRREPHRALILTTANALLQKMPPASVLAEETIVANVGGRVAMEDIVRTLQRGGFERVATVRERGEFAVRGGILDLFAPGEEEPVRLDFFGDTLETIRGFDPATQRTTRQLRNFELAPVSEITLREDTISRFRTGYVRRFGAPMRGDALYASISEGKRFSGMEHWLPLFYERLDTLFDYCDGFPMVLDHLVAEAVGERRKTIEDHYEARKEGAGQVSGESVPYHPVEPGELYLTADEMAAGLAIADPIRLSAYRVPDAPNHDVHNLDITRGRNFSTERTSGDTNVFEAAVKHIGKLRADGKRVVLAAWTEGSRERLAQVVEEHGLEGLKPVDSLKKVNEAPKNLVLAAVLGIESGFETPDMAVVGEQDILGDRLVRRGRKKRASNFISEVTGLDEGDIVVHVDHGIGRFVGLKTIEAAGAPHDCLELRYAGDDRLFLPVENIELLSRYGGEGSEAMLDKLGGGNWQARKAKLKKRLLDMAAGLIRLAAERATRGAPKLLPPEGLWDEFAARFPYEETEDQMAAIDAVVDDLSLGRPMDRLICGDVGFGKTEVALRAAFIAAMHGLQVAVVVPTTLLARQHFKTFSERFRGLPLHVAQASRLVSGKQLAETKKGAADGTIDIVVGTHALLGKGVNFKNLGLLVIDEEQHFGVKHKERLKELKSDVHVLTLSATPIPRTLQLALTGVRELSLITTAPVDRMAVRTFVSPFDPLVVRETLLRERYRGGQSFYVCPRLSDLAGIKEFLDREVPELKVAVAHGQMPAGELDDVMNAFYEGQYDVLLSTTIVESGLDIPSANTMIVHRADMFGLAQLYQLRGRVGRSKLRAYALLTIPANKTPTKGADRRLKVLQSLDTLGAGFQLASHDLDQRGAGNLLGDEQSGHVKEVGFELYQQMLEEAVAEMKGVETESDGQWSPQIALGTSVMIPESYVPDLQLRMTLYRRLADLGDAREIDAFGAELIDRFGPLPTEVDHLLKVVFIKALCRKANIEKLDAGPKGVVVSFREKNFANPGALVRYISEQGSAAKIRPDQSIVLIRDWPTPEQRLNGAATIATQLARFAGEAEKKAA, from the coding sequence ATGCGCGACGGCAACCGGATCGGCGAGTTGGAGGACGCGCTGCGCTTCGTCGCGCCGGAGCTGCCGGTGCTGACGCTACCGGCCTGGGACTGCCTGCCCTATGACCGTGTCGGCCCCTCCTCGGACGCCGCGGCGCGGCGGCTTTCGGCGATGGCGGCGCTGGCAGCCCTTAGGCGCGAGCCGCACCGGGCGCTGATCCTGACCACCGCCAATGCGCTGCTGCAGAAGATGCCGCCGGCGAGCGTCCTCGCCGAAGAGACCATCGTCGCCAATGTCGGCGGTCGGGTGGCGATGGAGGACATCGTCCGCACGCTGCAGCGCGGCGGCTTCGAGCGGGTGGCGACGGTGCGCGAGCGCGGCGAGTTCGCCGTGCGCGGCGGCATCCTCGACCTGTTCGCGCCCGGCGAGGAGGAGCCGGTACGGCTCGACTTCTTCGGCGACACGCTGGAGACGATCCGCGGCTTCGACCCCGCCACCCAGCGCACAACGCGGCAGCTGCGCAATTTCGAGCTGGCGCCGGTTTCCGAGATCACCCTGCGCGAGGATACGATCAGCCGCTTCCGCACCGGCTATGTCCGGCGCTTTGGCGCCCCGATGCGCGGCGACGCGCTCTACGCCTCGATCAGCGAGGGCAAGCGCTTCTCCGGCATGGAGCACTGGCTGCCGCTGTTCTACGAGCGGCTGGACACGCTGTTCGACTATTGCGACGGCTTCCCGATGGTGCTCGACCACCTGGTGGCGGAAGCCGTCGGCGAGCGTCGCAAGACGATCGAGGATCACTACGAGGCCCGCAAGGAAGGCGCCGGCCAGGTCAGCGGCGAATCCGTGCCGTATCATCCGGTCGAGCCGGGCGAGTTGTATCTGACGGCGGACGAGATGGCCGCGGGCCTCGCCATCGCCGATCCGATCCGGTTGTCGGCCTACCGCGTGCCGGACGCCCCCAATCACGACGTCCACAATCTCGACATCACCCGCGGGCGCAATTTCTCGACCGAGCGCACCAGCGGCGACACCAACGTCTTCGAGGCGGCGGTGAAGCATATCGGCAAGCTGCGCGCCGACGGCAAACGCGTCGTCCTCGCGGCCTGGACCGAAGGCTCGCGCGAGCGCCTCGCCCAGGTCGTCGAGGAGCACGGGCTGGAGGGGCTGAAGCCCGTCGACAGCCTGAAGAAGGTCAACGAGGCGCCGAAGAACCTCGTCCTCGCCGCCGTCCTCGGCATCGAGTCCGGCTTCGAGACACCGGATATGGCCGTGGTCGGCGAGCAGGACATTCTCGGCGACCGCCTGGTGCGCCGCGGCCGCAAGAAGCGCGCCTCGAACTTCATCTCCGAGGTGACCGGCCTCGACGAGGGCGACATCGTCGTCCACGTCGACCACGGTATCGGGCGCTTCGTCGGACTAAAGACCATCGAGGCGGCGGGTGCGCCGCATGATTGCCTCGAGCTGCGCTATGCCGGCGACGACCGGCTGTTCCTGCCGGTGGAGAACATCGAGCTCCTGTCGCGCTATGGCGGCGAGGGCTCCGAGGCGATGCTCGACAAGCTTGGCGGCGGCAACTGGCAGGCCCGCAAGGCCAAGCTGAAGAAGCGCCTGCTCGACATGGCGGCCGGGTTGATCCGCCTCGCCGCCGAGCGCGCGACGCGCGGCGCGCCGAAGCTGCTGCCGCCGGAGGGGCTCTGGGACGAGTTCGCGGCGCGCTTCCCCTACGAGGAAACCGAGGACCAGATGGCGGCGATCGACGCCGTCGTCGACGATCTGTCGCTCGGGCGCCCGATGGACCGACTGATCTGCGGCGACGTCGGCTTCGGCAAGACGGAAGTTGCGCTGCGCGCCGCCTTCATCGCGGCGATGCACGGGCTGCAGGTGGCGGTCGTCGTGCCGACGACGCTGCTGGCGCGCCAGCACTTCAAGACCTTCAGCGAGCGCTTCCGCGGCCTGCCGCTGCATGTCGCGCAGGCCTCCCGGCTGGTGTCGGGCAAGCAGCTGGCGGAAACCAAGAAGGGCGCCGCCGACGGCACGATCGACATCGTCGTCGGCACCCACGCGCTTCTCGGCAAGGGCGTCAACTTCAAGAATCTCGGGCTGCTGGTGATCGACGAGGAGCAGCACTTCGGCGTCAAGCACAAGGAGCGGCTGAAGGAGCTGAAGTCCGACGTGCACGTGCTGACGCTGTCGGCGACGCCGATCCCGCGGACGCTGCAGCTGGCGCTGACCGGGGTGCGCGAACTGTCGCTGATCACCACGGCGCCGGTCGACCGCATGGCGGTGCGGACTTTCGTCAGCCCGTTCGACCCGCTGGTGGTGCGCGAGACGCTGCTGCGCGAGCGCTATCGCGGCGGCCAGAGCTTCTATGTCTGCCCGCGCCTGTCGGACCTGGCCGGCATCAAGGAATTCCTCGACCGCGAGGTGCCGGAACTGAAGGTCGCCGTCGCCCATGGCCAGATGCCGGCGGGCGAACTCGACGACGTCATGAACGCATTCTACGAGGGCCAGTACGACGTGCTTCTGTCGACGACGATCGTCGAATCCGGCCTCGACATCCCCTCGGCCAACACGATGATCGTGCACCGGGCCGACATGTTCGGCCTCGCCCAGCTCTACCAGCTGCGCGGCCGCGTCGGCCGTTCGAAGCTGCGGGCCTATGCGCTGCTGACGATCCCGGCGAACAAGACCCCGACCAAGGGCGCCGATCGCCGCCTCAAGGTGCTGCAGTCGCTGGACACGCTCGGTGCCGGCTTCCAGCTGGCCAGCCACGATCTCGACCAGCGCGGCGCCGGCAACCTGCTCGGCGACGAGCAGTCCGGCCACGTCAAGGAAGTCGGCTTCGAGCTCTACCAGCAGATGCTGGAGGAGGCGGTGGCGGAGATGAAGGGCGTCGAGACCGAGAGCGACGGCCAGTGGTCGCCGCAGATCGCGCTGGGCACCTCGGTGATGATCCCGGAAAGCTACGTCCCGGACCTGCAGCTGCGGATGACGCTGTATCGCCGGCTCGCCGATCTCGGCGACGCGCGCGAGATCGACGCCTTCGGCGCCGAACTCATCGACCGCTTCGGGCCGCTGCCGACCGAGGTCGACCATCTGCTCAAGGTGGTCTTCATCAAGGCGCTGTGCCGCAAGGCGAACATCGAGAAGCTGGACGCCGGCCCGAAGGGGGTGGTGGTAAGCTTCCGCGAGAAGAACTTCGCCAATCCGGGCGCGCTGGTCCGCTACATCTCGGAGCAGGGCTCCGCGGCGAAGATCCGCCCGGACCAGTCGATCGTGCTGATCCGCGACTGGCCGACGCCGGAGCAGCGGCTGAACGGCGCGGCGACCATCGCCACGCAGCTGGCGCGCTTTGCCGGGGAGGCGGAGAAGAAGGCAGCCTGA
- a CDS encoding cytochrome c biogenesis CcdA family protein, with product MLSDLSYPTAVFAGALSFLSPCVLPLVPPYLCYMAGVSAEDLRSGQVAGTAPHTRLLATAVSFVLGFSTVFVMLGAGASSIGQMLRQNLDWLGIVAGLAIIVMGLNFLGVFRLAFLSREVRMRAPDRPHSIGGAYLMGLAFAFGWTPCIGPVLGAILGLAGTQATVGEGALMLGFYSAGLGIPFIVAAAFSGAFLRWLSGFRAHLGTVEKAMGGLLVVTGILFLTGGMQAMSFWLLETFPALQTIG from the coding sequence TTGCTCTCAGACCTTTCCTATCCGACCGCGGTCTTCGCAGGCGCGCTGTCTTTCCTGTCGCCCTGCGTCCTGCCGCTGGTCCCGCCCTATCTCTGCTACATGGCCGGCGTGTCGGCGGAGGACCTGCGCAGCGGCCAGGTCGCCGGGACGGCGCCGCACACAAGGCTGCTCGCCACCGCCGTCAGCTTCGTGCTCGGCTTCTCCACCGTGTTCGTCATGCTCGGCGCCGGCGCCAGCTCGATCGGCCAGATGCTGCGGCAGAATCTCGACTGGCTAGGCATCGTCGCGGGTCTGGCGATCATCGTCATGGGGCTGAACTTCCTCGGCGTGTTCCGGCTCGCCTTCCTGTCGCGCGAGGTCCGGATGCGCGCGCCGGACCGGCCGCACAGCATCGGCGGCGCCTATCTGATGGGGCTCGCCTTCGCCTTCGGCTGGACGCCCTGCATCGGGCCGGTCCTGGGCGCGATCCTCGGCCTCGCCGGCACCCAGGCGACGGTGGGCGAGGGCGCCCTCATGCTCGGCTTCTATTCGGCCGGGCTCGGCATTCCGTTCATCGTCGCGGCGGCATTCTCGGGCGCCTTCCTGCGCTGGCTCAGCGGCTTCCGCGCGCATCTCGGCACGGTCGAGAAGGCGATGGGCGGGCTGCTCGTCGTCACCGGCATCCTGTTCCTCACCGGCGGCATGCAGGCCATGTCGTTCTGGCTGCTGGAGACCTTCCCGGCGCTGCAGACGATCGGCTGA
- a CDS encoding GFA family protein, translated as MVEVIARKQMPSGSCHCGSAKVSVPRLPEMVTECHCTICRRYAALWAYYRKEDVTFSGPLAVYVRGRGHIAFQRCADCGCVIGWLPRIEYPERGVNARMLDDFDVNAAALVVEEDASE; from the coding sequence GTGGTCGAAGTGATCGCGAGGAAGCAGATGCCATCCGGGTCCTGCCATTGTGGATCGGCGAAGGTGTCGGTGCCCCGTCTGCCCGAGATGGTGACGGAGTGCCACTGCACCATCTGCCGCCGCTACGCGGCGCTGTGGGCCTACTATCGCAAGGAGGACGTGACGTTCTCCGGGCCGCTGGCGGTCTATGTGCGAGGGCGCGGGCACATTGCCTTCCAACGGTGTGCTGATTGCGGGTGCGTCATCGGCTGGTTGCCGCGGATCGAGTACCCGGAGCGCGGGGTCAACGCCCGCATGCTGGACGATTTCGATGTGAACGCGGCGGCTCTCGTCGTCGAGGAAGACGCTTCCGAATAA
- a CDS encoding succinate dehydrogenase assembly factor 2, translating into MTGMQRSSSDLDVRRRKALFRSWHRGTREMDLVLGRFADSEIDRLTDAELGEYEHLMEAIDRDLFQWMTGEVETPAEYDTAMFRRVRDFHGGAWEELK; encoded by the coding sequence ATGACTGGTATGCAGCGCTCCTCGAGCGATCTCGATGTCCGTCGTCGCAAGGCGCTTTTCCGGTCCTGGCACCGCGGCACCCGCGAGATGGACCTGGTGCTCGGCCGCTTCGCCGATTCTGAGATCGACCGGCTGACCGACGCCGAGCTCGGTGAATACGAACACCTGATGGAAGCGATCGACCGCGACCTGTTCCAGTGGATGACCGGCGAGGTGGAAACCCCCGCCGAATACGACACCGCGATGTTCCGCCGCGTCCGCGATTTCCATGGCGGCGCCTGGGAGGAGCTGAAGTGA
- a CDS encoding DUF1236 domain-containing protein, whose product MKPFLIAAGLALLASGAVAQTTTTVTTTTIEEPQVDSIRTYVTRERTTSVAAPDGFDVIVGAPLPEPVPLYKLPEDVGVPAYQYTVIDGHTVLVDENRNIVQIID is encoded by the coding sequence ATGAAGCCTTTCCTGATTGCCGCCGGACTCGCGCTGCTTGCCAGCGGCGCCGTGGCGCAGACCACCACGACGGTCACCACGACGACGATCGAGGAGCCGCAGGTCGACTCGATCCGGACCTATGTCACGCGGGAGCGGACCACCTCGGTGGCGGCGCCCGACGGGTTCGACGTCATCGTCGGCGCACCCCTGCCGGAGCCGGTGCCGCTCTACAAGCTGCCGGAAGACGTCGGCGTGCCGGCCTATCAGTACACGGTGATCGACGGGCATACCGTGCTGGTCGACGAGAACCGCAACATCGTGCAAATCATCGACTGA
- a CDS encoding DUF502 domain-containing protein, whose amino-acid sequence MARLRNYFLTGFIVCAPLAITAWITWSFMGWVDGWVKPYIPAQYTPDTYLPFALPGFGLVVALVLITLIGFLTANFIGRAVVGGSENLLGRMPLVRSVYTALKQIFETVLADRSSSFKTAALIEYPRPGLWCLVFVATTARGEIASVLSDRGDEMLAVFLPPTPNPTSGFLLFVPREDVRVLDMSIEAALKLVISSGLVSPEDEPSGPLSPRQASRLVAERLREREKERPEPVE is encoded by the coding sequence ATGGCGCGTCTGCGTAACTACTTCCTGACCGGCTTCATCGTCTGCGCCCCGCTGGCGATCACCGCCTGGATCACCTGGTCCTTCATGGGCTGGGTGGACGGTTGGGTGAAGCCCTACATCCCGGCGCAGTACACGCCGGACACCTATCTGCCCTTTGCGCTGCCGGGCTTCGGGCTCGTCGTGGCGCTGGTGCTGATCACCCTCATCGGCTTCCTGACCGCGAACTTCATCGGAAGGGCGGTGGTCGGCGGCAGCGAGAACCTGCTCGGCCGCATGCCGCTGGTGCGTTCGGTCTACACCGCGCTGAAGCAGATCTTCGAGACGGTGCTGGCCGACCGGTCCTCGTCGTTCAAGACTGCCGCGCTGATCGAGTATCCGCGGCCGGGCCTCTGGTGCCTGGTCTTCGTGGCGACCACGGCGCGGGGTGAGATCGCCTCGGTGCTGTCCGACCGGGGCGACGAGATGCTCGCGGTATTCCTTCCGCCGACGCCCAACCCGACGTCCGGCTTCCTGCTCTTCGTGCCGCGCGAAGACGTCCGCGTGCTCGACATGAGCATCGAGGCGGCGCTGAAGCTGGTGATTTCGTCGGGTCTCGTCTCGCCCGAGGACGAGCCGTCGGGGCCGCTGTCGCCGCGCCAGGCCTCCCGCCTCGTGGCCGAGCGGCTGCGCGAAAGGGAAAAGGAAAGGCCGGAGCCGGTCGAGTGA